Proteins from a genomic interval of Syngnathus acus chromosome 4, fSynAcu1.2, whole genome shotgun sequence:
- the cdc14ab gene encoding dual specificity protein phosphatase CDC14AB isoform X2 gives MTTPHPPSCPLSPPTCSAMQRDGRQFVQPARPSTNCVWISLVAERLYFATLRSKPKSTANTHYFCTDEEFVYENFYADFGPLNLAMLYRYCCKLNKKLKSFTLSRKRIVHYSSFDQRKRSNAAVLIGAYAVIYLKKTPEEAYRALVSGSNAAYLPFRDASFGKCTFNLSVLDCLLGIRKALQHGFFDFETFDVDEYEHYERVENGDLNWIVPGKLLAFSGPHAKSKMENGYPLHAPESYFPYFRSRGVVAVVRLNKKIYEAARFTDGGFRHWDLFFLDGSTPGDDITRRFLALCDATPGALAVHCKAGLGRTGTLIGCYLMKHYRFSAAEAIAWIRICRPGSVIGPQQHFLEEKQAWLWLLGNHHRITKAAEDEDHLGDLASGVKVLALNDVEQLSLAEDCLRQVHKGARQHTHTDTCLCVVSPQGDASERSPPTQGDKLRALKGRRLFRPAAAASSSALRVEQRGGTPTRPIRLRVGAEGGTAPSLLKSFKSSASSARIARSSSSSTSGLSRFSLTASTSRRSHVP, from the exons ATGACCACGCCCCACCCCCCAAGTTGCCCACTCAGTCCTCCGACCTGCAGCGCAATGCAGCGGGATGGCCGGCAGTTCGTCCAGCCTGCGAGACCAAGCACGAACTGCGTGTGGATCTCTCTGGTTGCAG AGCGTCTGTATTTCGCCACGCTACGAAGCAAACCCAAAAGCACGGCCAACACGCACTACTTCTGCACAGATGAGGAGTTTGTCTACGAAAA TTTTTATGCAGACTTTGGTCCCCTCAACTTGGCCATGTTGTACCGGTATTGCTGCAAGCTCAACAAGAAGCTCAAG tCCTTCACGCTGAGCCGTAAGCGAATCGTTCACTACAGTAGCTTTGACCAGAGGAAACGCTCCAACGCTGCCGTGCTCATCGGCGCTTATGCG GTGATCTACTTGAAGAAAACTCCGGAAGAGGCTTACAGAGCTTTGGTGTCGGGATCCAACGCCGCCTACCTGCCCTTCAG GGACGCGTCGTTTGGGAAATGCACCTTCAACTTGAGCGTTCTGGACTGTTTGCTGGGCATCCGCAAG GCTCTCCAACATGGGttctttgactttgagacCTTCGATGTGGACGAATACGAGCATTACGAG CGCGTGGAGAACGGAGACCTGAACTGGATTGTTCCTGGAAAACTTCTGGCCTTCAGTGGACCACATgccaaaagcaaaatggagAACG GCTACCCCCTCCACGCGCCTGAGTCATACTTCCCGTACTTCCGGTCGCGTGGTGTGGTGGCGGTGGTGCGTCTGAACAAGAAGATCTATGAGGCGGCCCGCTTCACCGATGGCGGCTTCCGCCACTGGGACCTGTTCTTCCTGGATGGGAGCACGCCTGGTGATGACATCACGCGGCGCTTCCTCGCGTTGTGCGACGCCACGCCCGGTGCACTGGCTGTGCATTGCAAAG CCGGCCTGGGCAGGACGGGCACGCTGATCGGCTGCTACCTGATGAAGCACTACCGCTTCAGCGCCGCCGAAGCCATCGCTTGGATCCGCATCTGCAGGCCCGGCTCCGTCATTGGACCTCAGCAGCACTTCCTGGAAGA GAAGCAGGCGTGGCTTTGGTTGCTAGGAAACCACCATCGCATCACTAAGGCCGCTGAGGACGAGGACCACCTCGGCGACCTGGCATCCGGGGTGAAGGTCCTGGCCTTAAACGACGTTGAGCAACTTTCCCTCGCCGAGGACTGTCTGCGCCAGGTACACAAAGGTGCACgccaacacacgcacacagataCATGCCTTTGTGTTGTGTCGCCGCAGGGCGACGCCAGTGAGCGGTCGCCTCCGACTCAGGGAGACAAACTGCGAGCTCTTAAAGGTCGCCGCCTCTTccggcccgccgccgccgcctcttcTTCGGCTTTGAG GGTAGAGCAGCGTGGCGGCACGCCCACAAGGCCTATCAG ACTGCGGGTGGGTGCTGAAGGCGGCACCGCCCCCTCACTGCTAAAGTCCTTCAAGTCGTCGGCGTCCTCTGCGAGGATCGCTCGCAGCTCCTCTTCATCGACGAGCGGCTTGAG tcGCTTCAGTCTGACTGCATCAACTTCTAGAAGGTCCCATGTCCCCTGA
- the cdc14ab gene encoding dual specificity protein phosphatase CDC14AB isoform X1: MTYTTHSPVLSALFGVTDADAKPPGVAELIKEWQLIPILASCVPERLYFATLRSKPKSTANTHYFCTDEEFVYENFYADFGPLNLAMLYRYCCKLNKKLKSFTLSRKRIVHYSSFDQRKRSNAAVLIGAYAVIYLKKTPEEAYRALVSGSNAAYLPFRDASFGKCTFNLSVLDCLLGIRKALQHGFFDFETFDVDEYEHYERVENGDLNWIVPGKLLAFSGPHAKSKMENGYPLHAPESYFPYFRSRGVVAVVRLNKKIYEAARFTDGGFRHWDLFFLDGSTPGDDITRRFLALCDATPGALAVHCKAGLGRTGTLIGCYLMKHYRFSAAEAIAWIRICRPGSVIGPQQHFLEEKQAWLWLLGNHHRITKAAEDEDHLGDLASGVKVLALNDVEQLSLAEDCLRQVHKGARQHTHTDTCLCVVSPQGDASERSPPTQGDKLRALKGRRLFRPAAAASSSALRVEQRGGTPTRPIRLRVGAEGGTAPSLLKSFKSSASSARIARSSSSSTSGLSRFSLTASTSRRSHVP; the protein is encoded by the exons ATGACCTACACCACCCACAGCCCGGTTCTGTCCGCCTTGTTCGGCGTGACGGACGCCGATGCCAAACCACCGGGAGTCGCAGAGTTGATCAAAG AGTGGCAACTCATCCCGATACTTGCGTCTTGTGTGCCAGAGCGTCTGTATTTCGCCACGCTACGAAGCAAACCCAAAAGCACGGCCAACACGCACTACTTCTGCACAGATGAGGAGTTTGTCTACGAAAA TTTTTATGCAGACTTTGGTCCCCTCAACTTGGCCATGTTGTACCGGTATTGCTGCAAGCTCAACAAGAAGCTCAAG tCCTTCACGCTGAGCCGTAAGCGAATCGTTCACTACAGTAGCTTTGACCAGAGGAAACGCTCCAACGCTGCCGTGCTCATCGGCGCTTATGCG GTGATCTACTTGAAGAAAACTCCGGAAGAGGCTTACAGAGCTTTGGTGTCGGGATCCAACGCCGCCTACCTGCCCTTCAG GGACGCGTCGTTTGGGAAATGCACCTTCAACTTGAGCGTTCTGGACTGTTTGCTGGGCATCCGCAAG GCTCTCCAACATGGGttctttgactttgagacCTTCGATGTGGACGAATACGAGCATTACGAG CGCGTGGAGAACGGAGACCTGAACTGGATTGTTCCTGGAAAACTTCTGGCCTTCAGTGGACCACATgccaaaagcaaaatggagAACG GCTACCCCCTCCACGCGCCTGAGTCATACTTCCCGTACTTCCGGTCGCGTGGTGTGGTGGCGGTGGTGCGTCTGAACAAGAAGATCTATGAGGCGGCCCGCTTCACCGATGGCGGCTTCCGCCACTGGGACCTGTTCTTCCTGGATGGGAGCACGCCTGGTGATGACATCACGCGGCGCTTCCTCGCGTTGTGCGACGCCACGCCCGGTGCACTGGCTGTGCATTGCAAAG CCGGCCTGGGCAGGACGGGCACGCTGATCGGCTGCTACCTGATGAAGCACTACCGCTTCAGCGCCGCCGAAGCCATCGCTTGGATCCGCATCTGCAGGCCCGGCTCCGTCATTGGACCTCAGCAGCACTTCCTGGAAGA GAAGCAGGCGTGGCTTTGGTTGCTAGGAAACCACCATCGCATCACTAAGGCCGCTGAGGACGAGGACCACCTCGGCGACCTGGCATCCGGGGTGAAGGTCCTGGCCTTAAACGACGTTGAGCAACTTTCCCTCGCCGAGGACTGTCTGCGCCAGGTACACAAAGGTGCACgccaacacacgcacacagataCATGCCTTTGTGTTGTGTCGCCGCAGGGCGACGCCAGTGAGCGGTCGCCTCCGACTCAGGGAGACAAACTGCGAGCTCTTAAAGGTCGCCGCCTCTTccggcccgccgccgccgcctcttcTTCGGCTTTGAG GGTAGAGCAGCGTGGCGGCACGCCCACAAGGCCTATCAG ACTGCGGGTGGGTGCTGAAGGCGGCACCGCCCCCTCACTGCTAAAGTCCTTCAAGTCGTCGGCGTCCTCTGCGAGGATCGCTCGCAGCTCCTCTTCATCGACGAGCGGCTTGAG tcGCTTCAGTCTGACTGCATCAACTTCTAGAAGGTCCCATGTCCCCTGA
- the cdc14ab gene encoding dual specificity protein phosphatase CDC14AB isoform X4 has product MTYTTHSPVLSALFGVTDADAKPPGVAELIKERLYFATLRSKPKSTANTHYFCTDEEFVYENFYADFGPLNLAMLYRYCCKLNKKLKSFTLSRKRIVHYSSFDQRKRSNAAVLIGAYAVIYLKKTPEEAYRALVSGSNAAYLPFRDASFGKCTFNLSVLDCLLGIRKALQHGFFDFETFDVDEYEHYERVENGDLNWIVPGKLLAFSGPHAKSKMENGYPLHAPESYFPYFRSRGVVAVVRLNKKIYEAARFTDGGFRHWDLFFLDGSTPGDDITRRFLALCDATPGALAVHCKAGLGRTGTLIGCYLMKHYRFSAAEAIAWIRICRPGSVIGPQQHFLEEKQAWLWLLGNHHRITKAAEDEDHLGDLASGVKVLALNDVEQLSLAEDCLRQVHKGARQHTHTDTCLCVVSPQGDASERSPPTQGDKLRALKGRRLFRPAAAASSSALRVEQRGGTPTRPIRLRVGAEGGTAPSLLKSFKSSASSARIARSSSSSTSGLSRFSLTASTSRRSHVP; this is encoded by the exons ATGACCTACACCACCCACAGCCCGGTTCTGTCCGCCTTGTTCGGCGTGACGGACGCCGATGCCAAACCACCGGGAGTCGCAGAGTTGATCAAAG AGCGTCTGTATTTCGCCACGCTACGAAGCAAACCCAAAAGCACGGCCAACACGCACTACTTCTGCACAGATGAGGAGTTTGTCTACGAAAA TTTTTATGCAGACTTTGGTCCCCTCAACTTGGCCATGTTGTACCGGTATTGCTGCAAGCTCAACAAGAAGCTCAAG tCCTTCACGCTGAGCCGTAAGCGAATCGTTCACTACAGTAGCTTTGACCAGAGGAAACGCTCCAACGCTGCCGTGCTCATCGGCGCTTATGCG GTGATCTACTTGAAGAAAACTCCGGAAGAGGCTTACAGAGCTTTGGTGTCGGGATCCAACGCCGCCTACCTGCCCTTCAG GGACGCGTCGTTTGGGAAATGCACCTTCAACTTGAGCGTTCTGGACTGTTTGCTGGGCATCCGCAAG GCTCTCCAACATGGGttctttgactttgagacCTTCGATGTGGACGAATACGAGCATTACGAG CGCGTGGAGAACGGAGACCTGAACTGGATTGTTCCTGGAAAACTTCTGGCCTTCAGTGGACCACATgccaaaagcaaaatggagAACG GCTACCCCCTCCACGCGCCTGAGTCATACTTCCCGTACTTCCGGTCGCGTGGTGTGGTGGCGGTGGTGCGTCTGAACAAGAAGATCTATGAGGCGGCCCGCTTCACCGATGGCGGCTTCCGCCACTGGGACCTGTTCTTCCTGGATGGGAGCACGCCTGGTGATGACATCACGCGGCGCTTCCTCGCGTTGTGCGACGCCACGCCCGGTGCACTGGCTGTGCATTGCAAAG CCGGCCTGGGCAGGACGGGCACGCTGATCGGCTGCTACCTGATGAAGCACTACCGCTTCAGCGCCGCCGAAGCCATCGCTTGGATCCGCATCTGCAGGCCCGGCTCCGTCATTGGACCTCAGCAGCACTTCCTGGAAGA GAAGCAGGCGTGGCTTTGGTTGCTAGGAAACCACCATCGCATCACTAAGGCCGCTGAGGACGAGGACCACCTCGGCGACCTGGCATCCGGGGTGAAGGTCCTGGCCTTAAACGACGTTGAGCAACTTTCCCTCGCCGAGGACTGTCTGCGCCAGGTACACAAAGGTGCACgccaacacacgcacacagataCATGCCTTTGTGTTGTGTCGCCGCAGGGCGACGCCAGTGAGCGGTCGCCTCCGACTCAGGGAGACAAACTGCGAGCTCTTAAAGGTCGCCGCCTCTTccggcccgccgccgccgcctcttcTTCGGCTTTGAG GGTAGAGCAGCGTGGCGGCACGCCCACAAGGCCTATCAG ACTGCGGGTGGGTGCTGAAGGCGGCACCGCCCCCTCACTGCTAAAGTCCTTCAAGTCGTCGGCGTCCTCTGCGAGGATCGCTCGCAGCTCCTCTTCATCGACGAGCGGCTTGAG tcGCTTCAGTCTGACTGCATCAACTTCTAGAAGGTCCCATGTCCCCTGA
- the cdc14ab gene encoding dual specificity protein phosphatase CDC14AB isoform X5: MLYRYCCKLNKKLKSFTLSRKRIVHYSSFDQRKRSNAAVLIGAYAVIYLKKTPEEAYRALVSGSNAAYLPFRDASFGKCTFNLSVLDCLLGIRKALQHGFFDFETFDVDEYEHYERVENGDLNWIVPGKLLAFSGPHAKSKMENGYPLHAPESYFPYFRSRGVVAVVRLNKKIYEAARFTDGGFRHWDLFFLDGSTPGDDITRRFLALCDATPGALAVHCKAGLGRTGTLIGCYLMKHYRFSAAEAIAWIRICRPGSVIGPQQHFLEEKQAWLWLLGNHHRITKAAEDEDHLGDLASGVKVLALNDVEQLSLAEDCLRQVHKGARQHTHTDTCLCVVSPQGDASERSPPTQGDKLRALKGRRLFRPAAAASSSALRVEQRGGTPTRPIRLRVGAEGGTAPSLLKSFKSSASSARIARSSSSSTSGLSRFSLTASTSRRSHVP, encoded by the exons ATGTTGTACCGGTATTGCTGCAAGCTCAACAAGAAGCTCAAG tCCTTCACGCTGAGCCGTAAGCGAATCGTTCACTACAGTAGCTTTGACCAGAGGAAACGCTCCAACGCTGCCGTGCTCATCGGCGCTTATGCG GTGATCTACTTGAAGAAAACTCCGGAAGAGGCTTACAGAGCTTTGGTGTCGGGATCCAACGCCGCCTACCTGCCCTTCAG GGACGCGTCGTTTGGGAAATGCACCTTCAACTTGAGCGTTCTGGACTGTTTGCTGGGCATCCGCAAG GCTCTCCAACATGGGttctttgactttgagacCTTCGATGTGGACGAATACGAGCATTACGAG CGCGTGGAGAACGGAGACCTGAACTGGATTGTTCCTGGAAAACTTCTGGCCTTCAGTGGACCACATgccaaaagcaaaatggagAACG GCTACCCCCTCCACGCGCCTGAGTCATACTTCCCGTACTTCCGGTCGCGTGGTGTGGTGGCGGTGGTGCGTCTGAACAAGAAGATCTATGAGGCGGCCCGCTTCACCGATGGCGGCTTCCGCCACTGGGACCTGTTCTTCCTGGATGGGAGCACGCCTGGTGATGACATCACGCGGCGCTTCCTCGCGTTGTGCGACGCCACGCCCGGTGCACTGGCTGTGCATTGCAAAG CCGGCCTGGGCAGGACGGGCACGCTGATCGGCTGCTACCTGATGAAGCACTACCGCTTCAGCGCCGCCGAAGCCATCGCTTGGATCCGCATCTGCAGGCCCGGCTCCGTCATTGGACCTCAGCAGCACTTCCTGGAAGA GAAGCAGGCGTGGCTTTGGTTGCTAGGAAACCACCATCGCATCACTAAGGCCGCTGAGGACGAGGACCACCTCGGCGACCTGGCATCCGGGGTGAAGGTCCTGGCCTTAAACGACGTTGAGCAACTTTCCCTCGCCGAGGACTGTCTGCGCCAGGTACACAAAGGTGCACgccaacacacgcacacagataCATGCCTTTGTGTTGTGTCGCCGCAGGGCGACGCCAGTGAGCGGTCGCCTCCGACTCAGGGAGACAAACTGCGAGCTCTTAAAGGTCGCCGCCTCTTccggcccgccgccgccgcctcttcTTCGGCTTTGAG GGTAGAGCAGCGTGGCGGCACGCCCACAAGGCCTATCAG ACTGCGGGTGGGTGCTGAAGGCGGCACCGCCCCCTCACTGCTAAAGTCCTTCAAGTCGTCGGCGTCCTCTGCGAGGATCGCTCGCAGCTCCTCTTCATCGACGAGCGGCTTGAG tcGCTTCAGTCTGACTGCATCAACTTCTAGAAGGTCCCATGTCCCCTGA
- the cdc14ab gene encoding dual specificity protein phosphatase CDC14AB isoform X3, with protein sequence MLYRYCCKLNKKLKSFTLSRKRIVHYSSFDQRKRSNAAVLIGAYAVIYLKKTPEEAYRALVSGSNAAYLPFRDASFGKCTFNLSVLDCLLGIRKALQHGFFDFETFDVDEYEHYERVENGDLNWIVPGKLLAFSGPHAKSKMENGYPLHAPESYFPYFRSRGVVAVVRLNKKIYEAARFTDGGFRHWDLFFLDGSTPGDDITRRFLALCDATPGALAVHCKAGLGRTGTLIGCYLMKHYRFSAAEAIAWIRICRPGSVIGPQQHFLEEKQAWLWLLGNHHRITKAAEDEDHLGDLASGVKVLALNDVEQLSLAEDCLRQGDASERSPPTQGDKLRALKGRRLFRPAAAASSSALRVEQRGGTPTRPIRLRVGAEGGTAPSLLKSFKSSASSARIARSSSSSTSGLSRFSLTASTSRRSHVP encoded by the exons ATGTTGTACCGGTATTGCTGCAAGCTCAACAAGAAGCTCAAG tCCTTCACGCTGAGCCGTAAGCGAATCGTTCACTACAGTAGCTTTGACCAGAGGAAACGCTCCAACGCTGCCGTGCTCATCGGCGCTTATGCG GTGATCTACTTGAAGAAAACTCCGGAAGAGGCTTACAGAGCTTTGGTGTCGGGATCCAACGCCGCCTACCTGCCCTTCAG GGACGCGTCGTTTGGGAAATGCACCTTCAACTTGAGCGTTCTGGACTGTTTGCTGGGCATCCGCAAG GCTCTCCAACATGGGttctttgactttgagacCTTCGATGTGGACGAATACGAGCATTACGAG CGCGTGGAGAACGGAGACCTGAACTGGATTGTTCCTGGAAAACTTCTGGCCTTCAGTGGACCACATgccaaaagcaaaatggagAACG GCTACCCCCTCCACGCGCCTGAGTCATACTTCCCGTACTTCCGGTCGCGTGGTGTGGTGGCGGTGGTGCGTCTGAACAAGAAGATCTATGAGGCGGCCCGCTTCACCGATGGCGGCTTCCGCCACTGGGACCTGTTCTTCCTGGATGGGAGCACGCCTGGTGATGACATCACGCGGCGCTTCCTCGCGTTGTGCGACGCCACGCCCGGTGCACTGGCTGTGCATTGCAAAG CCGGCCTGGGCAGGACGGGCACGCTGATCGGCTGCTACCTGATGAAGCACTACCGCTTCAGCGCCGCCGAAGCCATCGCTTGGATCCGCATCTGCAGGCCCGGCTCCGTCATTGGACCTCAGCAGCACTTCCTGGAAGA GAAGCAGGCGTGGCTTTGGTTGCTAGGAAACCACCATCGCATCACTAAGGCCGCTGAGGACGAGGACCACCTCGGCGACCTGGCATCCGGGGTGAAGGTCCTGGCCTTAAACGACGTTGAGCAACTTTCCCTCGCCGAGGACTGTCTGCGCCAG GGCGACGCCAGTGAGCGGTCGCCTCCGACTCAGGGAGACAAACTGCGAGCTCTTAAAGGTCGCCGCCTCTTccggcccgccgccgccgcctcttcTTCGGCTTTGAG GGTAGAGCAGCGTGGCGGCACGCCCACAAGGCCTATCAG ACTGCGGGTGGGTGCTGAAGGCGGCACCGCCCCCTCACTGCTAAAGTCCTTCAAGTCGTCGGCGTCCTCTGCGAGGATCGCTCGCAGCTCCTCTTCATCGACGAGCGGCTTGAG tcGCTTCAGTCTGACTGCATCAACTTCTAGAAGGTCCCATGTCCCCTGA